A window of Sphingobacterium sp. SRCM116780 contains these coding sequences:
- a CDS encoding aminopeptidase C, producing the protein MNWNKSLVLAASLFVASLQVSQAQDNLINALKTNQNDNSKDGFTFTEVINLKNTSIKNQGSSGTCWSYSGNSFLESEMIRMGKEPVEISQIYSARNTYLDKAKNYVRLHGGLSLGEGGQFHDVLNAFRKYGALPQTEYTGLHYGSDKNNFGEMTTMLDGMLASFTKSKTLTPNWEKAYAAAMDAYLGDVPANFQYKGKSYTPRTFADQVIGINPDDYVPIASVTDHPYYNKFVLLIPDNWSFDNFYNVQINDLTDIIDNALNKGFTVAWATDVSEKSFSWKNGVAYVPTKPFEEMTPKEQQEMFVGPKPEAKITAEERQKAFDNYQTTDDHGMHIVGLVKDQNGKEYYIVKNSWGVSNDYKGYLYVTKEFVRYKTTSLLVHKDGIQKDLKSKLKI; encoded by the coding sequence ATGAATTGGAATAAGTCACTGGTATTAGCAGCATCATTATTTGTTGCTTCTTTACAAGTATCACAGGCACAGGATAATTTAATCAACGCCTTAAAAACAAATCAAAACGATAACAGTAAAGATGGCTTCACATTTACTGAGGTTATCAATTTAAAAAATACTTCCATCAAAAACCAAGGTTCTTCGGGTACATGTTGGTCATACTCTGGGAATTCTTTTTTAGAATCAGAAATGATTAGAATGGGAAAAGAACCTGTTGAAATTTCACAAATTTACTCCGCTCGTAATACGTATTTAGATAAAGCTAAAAACTATGTTCGTTTACATGGTGGTTTATCTTTAGGTGAAGGTGGTCAATTTCATGATGTATTAAATGCTTTCCGTAAATACGGGGCATTACCACAAACAGAATATACTGGTTTACATTATGGATCAGATAAAAATAACTTTGGTGAGATGACTACGATGTTGGATGGCATGTTAGCTTCTTTTACGAAGAGCAAAACGTTAACTCCAAATTGGGAAAAAGCATATGCTGCTGCAATGGATGCTTATTTAGGAGATGTTCCTGCGAACTTCCAATACAAAGGTAAAAGCTATACACCACGTACTTTTGCGGATCAAGTGATTGGTATCAATCCAGACGATTATGTACCGATTGCTTCTGTAACGGATCACCCTTATTACAACAAATTCGTGCTATTGATCCCTGACAACTGGTCGTTTGATAATTTCTATAATGTACAAATCAATGATTTGACTGATATTATTGACAACGCTTTAAATAAAGGATTTACTGTTGCTTGGGCGACCGATGTATCTGAAAAAAGTTTTAGCTGGAAAAATGGTGTGGCTTATGTGCCGACAAAACCTTTTGAGGAAATGACTCCAAAAGAACAACAAGAAATGTTTGTAGGTCCAAAACCAGAAGCTAAAATTACCGCTGAAGAAAGACAAAAGGCTTTTGATAACTACCAAACAACTGATGATCATGGTATGCACATTGTTGGTTTAGTAAAAGATCAAAATGGTAAAGAATACTATATCGTTAAAAACTCTTGGGGAGTATCTAACGATTATAAAGGGTATTTATATGTAACTAAAGAATTTGTTCGTTACAAAACAACTTCTTTGTTAGTACATAAAGATGGTATTCAAAAAGATTTAAAGTCTAAATTGAAGATCTAA